From Pungitius pungitius chromosome 9, fPunPun2.1, whole genome shotgun sequence, one genomic window encodes:
- the LOC119217721 gene encoding neuronal acetylcholine receptor subunit alpha-7-like: protein MEPRRCTGSVLIGVYLWTTFCCKGCHGGEYQRKLYRDLMVNYNRLERPVQNDSAPIVVELGLTLLQIIDVDEKNQVMITNAWLQLHWTDIYLSWSQESYPGVQNLRFPSNLVWVPDILLYNSADERFDATFHTNVLVNSSGSCQYIPPGILKSTCYIDVRWFPFDVQKCDLKFGSWTHDGWLLDLQMMDVDVSTYIPNGEWDLVGVPAKRNELYYDCCKEPYPDVTFTVTMRRRTLYYGLNLLIPCVLISGLALLVFLLPADSGEKISLGITVLLSLTVFMLLVAEIMPATSDSVPLIAQYFASTMMIVGLSVVVTVLVLQFHHHDPHGGKMPKWVRVILLNWCAWFLRMKKPGEENRTTVSSSCPPDYKNSHHPPEHTGSSSIQVSSVPGQASTLPTATNGNANLYHGYHPRSSDNHSFPPSTESGVVMCAGGHLNGSSPREIHLERTVLLEQVPEISRILEEVHYIARRFREHDEGEAICSEWKFAAAVVDRLCLVAFSLFSIICTFTILMSAPNFIEAVSKDFT from the exons TCTGTATTGATTGGAGTTTACCTGTGGACGACCTTCTGCTGTAAAG GTTGCCATGGCGGTGAATACCAAAGGAAGCTGTACCGTGACCTGATGGTGAACTACAATCGTCTGGAAAGACCTGTCCAAAACGACTCTGCACCCATTGTTGTGGAACTTGGCCTCACGCTGCTACAAATCATTGACGTG gaTGAAAAGAACCAGGTGATGATCACAAATGCCTGGCTGCAGCTG CATTGGACAGACATTTACCTTTCGTGGAGTCAGGAGAGCTACCCCGGGGTGCAGAATCTGCGCTTCCCTTCTAATCTGGTATGGGTTCCAGATATCCTCCTCTACAACAG TGCTGACGAAAGGTTTGATGCTACGTTCCACACAAACGTGTTAGTAAATTCTTCAGGATCCTGCCAATACATCCCACCAG GCATTCTGAAGAGCACCTGCTACATTGATGTGCGCTGGTTCCCATTCGATGTGCAGAAGTGTGACCTGAAGTTTGGCTCCTGGACACATGACGGCTGGCTGCTGGACCTCCAGATGATGGACGTGGACGTCTCCACCTACATCCCAAATGGGGAATGGGATCTTGTTG GTGTGCCGGCTAAACGGAATGAGCTGTACTACGACTGCTGTAAGGAGCCATATCCAGATGTGACATTCACTGTCACTATGCGCCGCAGGACGCTTTACTACGGCCTCAACCTGCTCATCCCCTGTGTGCTCATCTCTGGTCTGGCCCTGCTGGTCTTCCTGCTCCCTGCTGACTCTGGAGAGAAGATCTCACTAG gcaTCACAGTGCTGCTGTCTCTCACGGTGTTCATGCTACTGGTCGCAGAGATCATGCCTGCCACTTCAGACTCCGTTCCTCTGATTG CCCAGTACTTTGCCAGCACCATGATGATTGTAGGCTTGTCTGTGGTGGTAACCGTCCTGGTATTGCAGTTCCACCACCAcgacccccatggagggaaaatGCCCAAATGG GTCCGAGTGATCCTACTGAACTGGTGCGCTTGGTTTCTCCGCATGAAGAAACCTGGAGAGGAAAACCGAACCACTGTGAGTTCCAGTTGCCCCCCAGACTACAAAAACTCCCACCATCCCCCGGAGCACACCGGCTCCAGCAGCATCCAGGTGAGCTCCGTGCCGGGCCAGGCGTCCACCCTGCCAACCGCGACCAATGGGAACGCCAACCTGTATCATGGTTACCACCCTCGGAGCTCAGACAACCATTCATTCCCACCAAGCACCGAGTCAGGCGTGGTAATGTGCGCCGGCGGCCATCTCAACGGCTCCTCCCCACGTGAGATCCACTTGGAACGGACTGTGCTGCTGGAGCAGGTTCCGGAGATTTCGAGGATCCTGGAGGAAGTGCACTACATCGCCAGGCGCTTTCGGGAGCACGACGAGGGAGAAGCGATCTGCAGCGAGTGGAAGTTTGCAGCGGCAGTGGTGGATCGGTTGTGCCTGGTGGCCTTCTCGCTCTTCTCCATCATCTGCACCTTCACTATCCTCATGTCGGCTCCCAATTTCATTGAGGCTGTGTCCAAAGACTTCACATAA